Proteins co-encoded in one Desulfitobacterium hafniense DCB-2 genomic window:
- a CDS encoding dihydroorotate dehydrogenase electron transfer subunit translates to MEMLDKAEVVSHQIMGDPRYKIMKLVLRTEIAREGQPGQFVHVQVSTGIDPLLRRPISIADIDREGGELTLLYRIKGKGTEVLAKVKAGESLSLMGPLGHGFTLPEQGELILVAGGIGAFPLLPLAKAARAKDIPVRLYWGGEDEDFFAAAGLGLWQDAGIPVFLSSMDGSIGAKGNVLDLIRENSPDSMAAQGPGCSVAVCGPQVMMKAVSEHFLQTGASVEVSLEERMGCAVGACLGCVCTLKDENSGRIYRGKVCQDGPVFQGKEVLWDYEQ, encoded by the coding sequence ATGGAAATGCTGGATAAGGCTGAAGTCGTTTCTCACCAAATCATGGGTGATCCCCGCTATAAAATCATGAAGTTGGTTCTCCGGACCGAGATTGCCCGGGAAGGGCAGCCGGGGCAATTCGTTCATGTGCAGGTCTCCACGGGAATAGATCCTCTTTTGCGCCGCCCCATCAGCATTGCGGATATTGACCGGGAAGGCGGGGAACTCACCCTGCTTTATCGGATTAAAGGCAAAGGCACGGAAGTGTTAGCCAAGGTCAAGGCGGGGGAAAGCTTAAGTCTGATGGGCCCCCTGGGCCATGGCTTTACCCTGCCTGAGCAGGGAGAACTTATCCTCGTTGCGGGGGGAATCGGTGCTTTTCCCCTCCTTCCTTTAGCCAAGGCGGCCCGTGCGAAAGATATTCCTGTACGTTTGTATTGGGGCGGGGAAGATGAAGACTTCTTTGCTGCTGCCGGGCTGGGGCTTTGGCAGGATGCCGGTATCCCGGTTTTCCTGAGTTCCATGGACGGAAGTATCGGGGCCAAAGGCAATGTTTTGGACCTTATTCGCGAAAATTCCCCTGATTCAATGGCTGCCCAAGGGCCGGGATGTTCAGTGGCGGTCTGTGGCCCTCAGGTGATGATGAAGGCTGTCAGCGAGCACTTTCTGCAAACCGGGGCCTCTGTGGAGGTTTCTCTGGAAGAACGGATGGGCTGCGCGGTGGGAGCCTGCTTAGGTTGCGTGTGCACCTTAAAGGATGAAAACAGCGGTAGGATTTACAGGGGAAAAGTATGTCAGGACGGACCGGTCTTCCAAGGGAAGGAGGTGCTCTGGGATTATGAACAGTGA
- the carB gene encoding carbamoyl-phosphate synthase large subunit, translating into MNAENGNRNTKKWNKVLVIGSGPIVIGQAAEFDYAGTQACRALQEEGVEVVLVNSNPATIMTDQEVADRIYIEPLTVEFLERIIERERPDGIIATMGGQTGLNLAFQLAEKGILQRCGVQLMGTSLDSITKAEDREHFRSLMRELGEPVPPSVIVSDLEEALSFGEEIGYPVIVRPAYTLGGTGGGIAHNREQLKEIAKSGLQASLIDQILVEKSVAGWKEIEYEVLRDSQGNCITICNMENMDPVGVHTGDSMVVAPCQTLTDREVQALRTSSRKIVAALGIEGGCNVQYALHPERLEYVVIEVNPRLSRSSALASKATGYPIAKVAAKIALGYTLPELTNAVTGKTSACFEPALDYVVVKIPRWPFDKFSDADRRLGTQMKATGEVMGLGRNLETALQKAVRSLEIKAFGLLLPEFQELTDEEILERCQKPDDQLLFILAEGLRRGLSLEQIQKASSWNPYFLTAIERIVRMSETLQFSPWNGELLLKAKRMGFADRELARLWQTTEKEIYAYRQEKGLQPVFKMVDTCAGEFEALTPYFYSSYDQEDEGIPTQRRKVVVLGSGPIRIGQGIEFDYCSVHSVLALKKAGVETIIINNNPETVSTDFDTADRLYFEPLTLEDVSAVLEREQPEGVIVQFGGQTAIGLAKPLAERGYNILGTGIEDIDRAEERGQFDEVLHTIGAKRPKGGQASSLAEAVEVAARIGYPLMIRPSFVLGGRAMEIVYSASELENVVNRAMADFPGQELWMDQYLVGKEVEVDAISDGKNVSLPGIMEHLERAGVHSGDSIAVYPPQTLSEPLIQRITLLTTEIARALNVIGLLNIQYVIFQDEVYVIEVNPRSSRTVPFISKVTGLSIVDYATEVILGKTLTELELPLGLWPLPERVAVKVPVFSFSKLHRVEPSLGPEMKSTGEVMGVDRTYEKALYKALLAGGFNMSAHGSLLVTLADRDKAEGIPLVKKFADLGFRILATEGTAKTLREEGIQVAPVAKLHQGSTEITDAIRQGVIQCVLNTTTHNKKQESDGFAIRRTAVEQGIPCFTSLDTASAWVHVLMSFLPSLMSLK; encoded by the coding sequence ATGAACGCAGAGAACGGAAACAGGAACACGAAGAAATGGAATAAAGTGCTGGTGATCGGTTCCGGTCCTATCGTCATCGGGCAAGCGGCGGAATTCGATTATGCGGGAACCCAGGCTTGCCGGGCCTTGCAGGAAGAAGGGGTGGAGGTGGTTCTGGTCAATTCCAACCCGGCCACCATCATGACGGACCAGGAAGTGGCGGATCGGATCTATATCGAACCCCTGACGGTGGAATTTCTGGAGAGAATTATTGAAAGAGAACGGCCTGACGGCATCATCGCCACCATGGGGGGGCAAACCGGCCTGAACCTGGCTTTTCAGCTGGCGGAAAAGGGAATTCTCCAGCGCTGCGGCGTTCAGCTGATGGGAACTTCGCTGGATAGCATCACCAAGGCAGAGGATCGGGAACATTTCCGGAGCCTGATGAGAGAGCTTGGAGAGCCGGTTCCTCCCAGCGTTATCGTATCGGATCTTGAAGAGGCCCTCAGTTTTGGCGAGGAGATCGGATACCCCGTGATTGTCCGCCCTGCCTATACCTTGGGAGGCACAGGAGGGGGCATCGCTCATAACCGGGAGCAGCTCAAGGAAATCGCCAAAAGCGGCTTGCAGGCCAGCCTTATCGATCAGATTCTGGTGGAAAAAAGCGTGGCGGGCTGGAAGGAAATCGAATATGAAGTGTTGAGAGATAGTCAGGGGAATTGCATCACCATCTGCAACATGGAGAATATGGACCCGGTAGGGGTGCATACGGGGGACAGTATGGTTGTGGCTCCTTGCCAGACCCTGACGGATCGGGAAGTTCAAGCCCTGCGCACCTCCTCCCGCAAAATCGTGGCGGCTTTAGGTATTGAAGGAGGATGCAATGTCCAATATGCCTTGCATCCGGAACGGCTGGAGTATGTGGTCATTGAAGTGAATCCTCGGCTGAGCCGCTCCAGCGCCCTGGCTTCCAAAGCTACGGGCTACCCCATTGCCAAAGTGGCCGCCAAGATCGCTTTAGGATACACTCTTCCGGAGCTGACCAATGCCGTCACCGGCAAAACCAGCGCCTGTTTTGAACCGGCTCTGGACTATGTGGTGGTTAAAATCCCCCGCTGGCCTTTTGATAAATTCTCCGATGCGGACCGCCGTCTGGGAACCCAGATGAAGGCGACGGGGGAAGTCATGGGCCTGGGCCGGAATCTGGAGACCGCTCTGCAAAAGGCTGTCCGTTCTTTGGAAATCAAAGCCTTTGGTCTGCTGCTCCCCGAATTCCAGGAGCTTACCGATGAAGAGATTCTGGAGCGCTGCCAAAAGCCTGATGATCAATTGCTGTTTATTCTCGCCGAGGGGTTGCGAAGAGGGTTGAGCCTTGAACAGATTCAGAAGGCCAGCAGCTGGAACCCTTATTTCCTTACAGCCATTGAACGGATTGTCAGGATGAGTGAAACCCTGCAATTCTCTCCCTGGAATGGGGAGCTTTTGTTAAAAGCCAAAAGAATGGGCTTTGCAGATCGGGAGCTGGCCCGCCTCTGGCAGACCACGGAAAAAGAAATATATGCTTACCGGCAGGAAAAAGGTTTGCAGCCGGTTTTCAAGATGGTGGATACTTGTGCCGGCGAGTTTGAGGCCTTGACCCCTTATTTCTACTCCAGCTATGACCAGGAGGATGAAGGAATACCCACCCAGAGGCGCAAGGTGGTAGTCCTGGGCTCCGGTCCTATCCGGATTGGCCAAGGGATTGAATTCGACTATTGCTCCGTTCACTCCGTTCTGGCTTTGAAAAAAGCCGGTGTGGAAACCATCATTATCAATAATAATCCGGAGACCGTCTCCACGGATTTTGACACCGCAGACCGTCTCTATTTTGAGCCTTTAACCTTGGAGGATGTCTCAGCTGTCCTGGAGCGGGAGCAGCCGGAGGGTGTGATTGTCCAGTTCGGCGGTCAAACGGCCATCGGTCTGGCCAAGCCCTTAGCTGAAAGAGGATATAACATCCTGGGCACCGGCATTGAGGATATCGACCGGGCTGAGGAACGGGGGCAATTTGATGAAGTGCTCCATACCATCGGCGCCAAGCGGCCTAAGGGAGGCCAGGCCTCTTCCCTGGCGGAAGCGGTTGAAGTGGCAGCCCGCATCGGCTATCCTCTGATGATCCGTCCTTCCTTTGTCTTGGGAGGCCGGGCCATGGAGATTGTTTACTCAGCCTCAGAACTGGAAAACGTGGTGAACCGGGCCATGGCCGATTTCCCGGGCCAGGAGCTATGGATGGATCAGTACCTGGTGGGCAAGGAGGTGGAGGTGGATGCCATCTCCGACGGCAAGAATGTCAGCCTGCCCGGAATTATGGAGCATCTGGAGCGGGCCGGAGTTCACTCTGGAGACTCCATCGCCGTCTACCCTCCCCAGACTTTGTCCGAACCTTTAATCCAGCGGATTACCCTGCTGACTACGGAAATCGCCCGGGCTTTAAATGTGATTGGCCTGCTTAACATTCAATACGTCATCTTTCAGGATGAAGTGTATGTGATTGAGGTTAACCCCCGCTCCAGCCGTACGGTTCCCTTTATCAGCAAAGTGACCGGACTGTCTATCGTGGATTATGCCACCGAGGTCATTCTCGGGAAGACTTTGACGGAATTGGAACTGCCCTTAGGCTTGTGGCCTCTCCCGGAACGGGTGGCTGTAAAGGTCCCTGTGTTTTCCTTTTCCAAACTCCATCGGGTGGAACCCTCCCTGGGTCCGGAGATGAAGTCCACCGGAGAAGTGATGGGAGTGGACCGGACTTATGAAAAAGCTCTCTACAAAGCCCTCCTGGCGGGAGGATTCAATATGTCCGCCCACGGCAGCCTCTTGGTGACCTTAGCGGATCGGGATAAGGCAGAGGGGATACCCTTGGTCAAGAAATTTGCCGACCTGGGCTTCCGCATCTTAGCCACGGAAGGAACGGCTAAAACCCTCCGGGAAGAAGGAATTCAGGTTGCGCCGGTGGCCAAGCTCCATCAGGGGTCCACGGAAATTACCGATGCTATCCGGCAGGGTGTGATTCAATGTGTCCTCAACACTACCACTCACAACAAAAAGCAGGAAAGCGACGGCTTCGCCATTCGCCGCACAGCGGTAGAGCAAGGGATTCCCTGCTTCACCAGCCTGGACACCGCTTCCGCCTGGGTTCATGTGCTGATGTCGTTTTTGCCCAGCCTGATGTCTCTTAAGTAA
- the carA gene encoding glutamine-hydrolyzing carbamoyl-phosphate synthase small subunit — protein MAFLVLQDGTAFEGERFGAWPEDKEQKVQAGEVVFNTSMSGYQEMITDLSYTGQILVLTHPQIGNYGWHDEENEADKILLRGLVVRELSQGEGSAHGDRSLEEFCRLHNIWGLKGIDTRALTRHIRNQGTLPGVFAQTLEQGKKYWQEYADISSAAEKEPHWVYQATVKESYEIPGSGPYVAVLDCGAKRNILRALQQRGLRIRVFPAWSSAEEILASSPKGVFISNGPGDPSGLPELIETVRTLLPQLPIMGICLGHQILALAAGGKTYKLPFGHRGGNHPVQDLRTGQTTMTAQNHGYAVAEESMAGTGFQIILRNLNDGTVEGMEHTQYPVYSVQYHPEGAPGPEENGMLFEGFFAAIGAGAAG, from the coding sequence ATGGCGTTTCTCGTATTGCAGGACGGTACAGCTTTTGAAGGAGAAAGGTTTGGAGCCTGGCCGGAAGATAAAGAACAAAAAGTTCAAGCCGGGGAGGTGGTGTTCAACACCTCCATGTCGGGATATCAGGAAATGATTACCGACCTTTCCTACACAGGTCAGATTCTGGTCCTGACCCATCCCCAAATCGGCAATTACGGCTGGCATGATGAAGAAAATGAGGCGGATAAAATTCTGCTCAGAGGGCTGGTGGTGCGGGAGCTTTCCCAGGGAGAAGGCAGTGCCCACGGGGATCGTTCTCTGGAAGAGTTTTGCAGGCTGCATAACATCTGGGGATTGAAAGGAATCGATACCCGGGCCTTGACCCGCCATATCCGCAACCAGGGCACCCTGCCGGGAGTCTTTGCCCAGACCCTGGAACAAGGAAAAAAGTATTGGCAAGAGTACGCCGACATTTCCTCGGCTGCGGAAAAAGAGCCCCATTGGGTTTATCAGGCTACAGTCAAAGAGAGTTATGAAATTCCGGGGAGCGGTCCTTATGTGGCGGTCCTTGATTGCGGAGCGAAGCGCAATATTCTCCGCGCCCTGCAGCAAAGAGGATTAAGAATCAGAGTGTTCCCTGCGTGGAGCAGTGCGGAAGAGATTTTAGCCTCTTCCCCCAAGGGAGTGTTCATCAGCAATGGACCTGGGGACCCCAGCGGACTGCCCGAGCTGATTGAGACGGTCCGGACACTGCTGCCCCAGCTGCCGATCATGGGGATTTGCCTGGGTCATCAAATTCTGGCCCTGGCCGCCGGGGGAAAAACCTATAAACTCCCCTTCGGTCATCGGGGAGGGAATCATCCCGTCCAGGATCTGCGCACAGGTCAAACCACCATGACGGCGCAGAATCACGGCTATGCCGTTGCCGAAGAGTCTATGGCCGGAACAGGATTTCAAATTATATTGCGCAATTTAAATGATGGCACGGTGGAAGGAATGGAGCATACTCAGTATCCCGTTTACTCCGTTCAGTATCACCCGGAGGGAGCGCCGGGTCCGGAAGAGAACGGGATGCTCTTTGAAGGATTTTTTGCCGCGATAGGTGCCGGAGCAGCCGGCTGA
- a CDS encoding dihydroorotase — protein sequence MWWIKNAQVVDPAQGLSGVYDVLIGEGKVLQLKKGLTEAEVKGECGETGWQEIDAAGSYLFPGLIDVHTHLREPGREDKEDIASGSRAAVRGGFTTILAMPNTTPILDQKALVEYVVNQGKKVGLAKVHPIAAITKGQAGKELVEMVELAAAGAAGFSDDGRGVQQGEMMRLALEYAKLTSCPVISHCEDESLAHKGVMHRGIVSTRLGLKGIPSSSESVMVARDILLAEESGGKLHLAHISAKESVALIREGKKRGVDVTAEVNPHHLLFTDEAVARTPYGTSYKVNPPLRREEDRQALIEGLLDGTLDMLATDHAPHTWEEKTNPFDQAPFGISGLETALAAVWQELVTTGILPIELLIKAWSMNPAQRFQLPGGTLKVGGPADLILFDPEHTELIDTEYLASKGKNTPFLGQRLQGFPVKVWVDGRLVHEI from the coding sequence ATGTGGTGGATTAAAAATGCTCAGGTCGTTGACCCGGCTCAGGGACTTTCCGGTGTCTATGATGTTCTGATTGGAGAAGGAAAAGTTCTGCAGCTGAAAAAAGGACTTACCGAAGCTGAAGTCAAAGGGGAATGTGGAGAAACAGGGTGGCAGGAGATTGACGCCGCAGGAAGCTATCTTTTCCCCGGATTGATCGATGTTCACACTCATTTGCGGGAACCGGGCCGGGAGGATAAGGAAGATATCGCCAGCGGTTCCCGGGCAGCCGTCCGGGGCGGATTTACCACGATTTTAGCCATGCCCAATACCACGCCCATTCTGGACCAAAAAGCCCTTGTCGAATATGTAGTGAACCAAGGAAAGAAAGTTGGTTTAGCCAAAGTACATCCCATCGCCGCCATCACCAAGGGTCAGGCGGGAAAAGAACTGGTGGAGATGGTGGAACTGGCTGCCGCAGGAGCGGCGGGCTTTTCCGATGATGGCAGAGGAGTTCAGCAGGGGGAAATGATGCGCCTGGCTCTGGAGTATGCCAAACTGACCTCCTGCCCGGTGATCAGCCATTGTGAAGATGAGAGCCTGGCCCATAAGGGAGTAATGCACCGGGGAATCGTCAGCACCCGTCTGGGCTTAAAAGGAATCCCCAGTAGCTCGGAAAGCGTCATGGTGGCCCGGGATATTCTCCTTGCTGAAGAGAGCGGCGGCAAACTCCATCTGGCCCATATCTCCGCTAAGGAAAGTGTGGCCCTGATTCGTGAAGGGAAAAAGCGGGGGGTGGATGTGACTGCCGAAGTGAATCCTCATCATCTGCTCTTTACCGACGAGGCTGTGGCCCGGACTCCTTATGGAACATCCTATAAAGTCAATCCTCCCCTGCGCAGGGAAGAGGACCGGCAGGCCTTGATTGAGGGCTTGCTGGACGGGACCCTTGATATGCTGGCCACCGACCATGCCCCCCATACCTGGGAAGAGAAGACCAATCCCTTTGATCAGGCTCCTTTCGGAATTTCCGGTCTGGAGACCGCTTTAGCCGCAGTCTGGCAAGAGCTGGTGACCACCGGCATTCTGCCCATAGAGCTCCTGATTAAGGCCTGGAGCATGAATCCTGCCCAGCGTTTCCAGCTGCCGGGAGGAACCTTAAAAGTCGGCGGGCCGGCGGATCTGATTCTTTTTGACCCTGAGCACACAGAGCTCATCGATACGGAGTACCTGGCCTCCAAAGGCAAGAACACCCCATTTCTGGGACAAAGACTGCAAGGATTCCCTGTCAAAGTCTGGGTGGATGGCCGCCTGGTTCATGAAATTTAA
- a CDS encoding aspartate carbamoyltransferase catalytic subunit, whose product MGWSRKDLLHIEDLPAKEIQLILNTAKPMKEIMSRAVKKLPTFRGKSVYNLFFESSTRTRTSFETAAKILGADTSSLAVAQSSLNKGETLLDTVRTLQAMKPDLVVIRHSSSGAAQFLAKELKAGVINAGDGQHEHPTQALLDLYTMQERLGSVEGRKILLVGDILHSRVARSNVWALKNLGAEVVLVGPPTLLPPEIKSWGVKTTFNLDEELPGSDVIMALRLQLERQQSGLLPSLREYSQLYGITAERVKKTGKQTLIMHPGPVNRGVEIESSIANSSQSVIEEQVTNGVAVRMAIMYLLLGGGTAHVVD is encoded by the coding sequence ATGGGCTGGTCACGTAAAGATTTACTGCATATTGAAGATTTGCCTGCCAAGGAAATTCAACTCATCCTCAATACAGCCAAACCGATGAAAGAAATCATGTCCCGGGCAGTCAAGAAACTGCCCACCTTCCGGGGGAAATCGGTTTACAACCTGTTTTTTGAATCCTCGACCCGCACCCGGACTTCCTTCGAGACGGCGGCGAAGATTCTCGGTGCCGATACCTCCAGCCTGGCGGTGGCCCAAAGCAGTCTCAATAAAGGAGAGACCCTGCTGGATACAGTGAGGACCTTGCAAGCCATGAAACCGGATCTTGTGGTCATCCGTCACTCCAGTTCCGGTGCCGCCCAGTTTCTGGCCAAAGAGCTCAAGGCCGGTGTGATCAATGCCGGGGATGGCCAGCATGAACATCCCACCCAAGCCCTGCTGGATTTGTATACCATGCAGGAGCGCCTGGGCAGTGTGGAAGGGCGTAAAATTCTCCTGGTGGGGGATATCCTCCATTCCCGGGTAGCCCGCAGCAATGTCTGGGCTTTGAAGAACTTAGGCGCGGAAGTGGTTCTGGTGGGGCCCCCCACCTTGCTGCCTCCTGAAATCAAATCCTGGGGAGTGAAAACGACCTTTAATCTGGATGAAGAACTGCCCGGAAGCGATGTGATTATGGCGCTGCGCCTGCAGCTGGAACGCCAGCAGTCGGGACTTTTGCCCAGCTTGCGGGAATACTCTCAGCTCTATGGGATTACGGCCGAACGGGTCAAGAAGACAGGCAAACAGACCCTAATCATGCATCCCGGTCCTGTGAACCGGGGCGTGGAGATCGAGAGCAGCATTGCCAATTCCAGTCAATCGGTGATTGAAGAACAGGTAACCAATGGGGTTGCGGTGAGAATGGCCATTATGTATTTATTATTAGGAGGAGGAACCGCTCATGTGGTGGATTAA
- the pyrR gene encoding bifunctional pyr operon transcriptional regulator/uracil phosphoribosyltransferase PyrR has product MEGITKSKILDADGIRRAITRIAHEIVEKNKGTDGVVLVGIRRRGVPLAERIQRRIEEFEGVKLPLGILDITLYRDDLSLIDVQPVVHQTEVPFTIEGKTVVLVDDVLYTGRTARAALDATMDLGRAEKIQLAVLVDRGHRELPIRADYVGKNLPTSRREIVSVCIKEIDETEEVLLLERVDK; this is encoded by the coding sequence TTGGAAGGAATCACAAAGAGCAAGATCCTTGATGCGGATGGAATTCGTCGGGCGATCACCCGGATAGCTCATGAAATTGTGGAAAAAAACAAAGGGACCGACGGAGTGGTTTTAGTGGGAATCCGCCGGCGGGGTGTTCCTCTGGCTGAGCGGATTCAACGGCGGATCGAGGAATTTGAAGGGGTTAAGCTTCCTTTGGGAATTCTGGATATCACCTTATATCGGGATGATTTAAGCCTGATTGATGTGCAGCCTGTGGTTCATCAGACCGAAGTGCCCTTTACTATCGAGGGAAAAACAGTGGTCCTGGTGGATGACGTTCTCTACACGGGACGTACAGCCCGGGCGGCCCTGGATGCCACCATGGACTTAGGGCGGGCGGAAAAAATACAGCTGGCCGTTCTCGTGGACCGGGGACATCGGGAACTCCCGATTCGCGCGGACTATGTGGGGAAAAACCTGCCTACCTCAAGGCGTGAGATTGTCTCCGTCTGCATTAAGGAGATTGATGAGACGGAAGAGGTCCTTTTGTTGGAGCGAGTGGATAAGTAA
- a CDS encoding winged helix DNA-binding domain-containing protein, with protein sequence MTEINSQNIRLFRLYTHHLDMRRDKNGIPAIAGACGMQNTPPGAWETALFNRISDCSLGEMNGLLYTEKSLLQAWSFRGAPVVFPAGESDVFLSALVPEDSEDWIYTRGISGALDFLQMPFDELLGKLKQVMPLLDDQTIESKSTLDQTLAAGMLPLLPFEKRDLWNSPSMYGAPDRQTVGGAVVSFLLRPCAFLGLVVFGERIGISPTFTSYKGWLGQTLNPGGDAVKKLMRKFLHCYGPTTPHALASWLGCSEKQARRMWEAVSDELEPVSVCGKKAFILSEDKDLLCSPPSPQREWLLLGGHDPYLDQRDRHILLDDQALHKQVWKTVTNPGAILQSGEIVGIWTSKKKSKGIEVKMILWKDRSAEKQKIYDLVEEYAVFRQEKLLKIEQ encoded by the coding sequence ATGACGGAGATAAACAGCCAAAACATCAGGTTGTTTCGCTTATATACCCATCATCTGGATATGCGGCGTGACAAGAATGGCATCCCCGCAATTGCAGGTGCTTGTGGGATGCAAAACACTCCGCCCGGTGCGTGGGAAACTGCTTTGTTTAACCGCATTTCCGATTGCAGCCTTGGGGAGATGAACGGGCTTCTTTATACGGAAAAATCCCTCTTACAGGCGTGGAGCTTTCGTGGTGCGCCTGTGGTGTTCCCTGCCGGGGAAAGCGACGTATTTCTGTCCGCCCTCGTTCCTGAGGACAGTGAGGATTGGATTTATACTCGTGGAATTTCGGGGGCACTCGACTTTTTACAAATGCCTTTTGATGAATTACTGGGCAAGCTAAAACAGGTTATGCCACTGTTGGATGACCAAACAATAGAAAGCAAAAGCACCCTTGACCAGACATTAGCGGCAGGGATGCTGCCGCTTTTGCCTTTTGAAAAACGGGATTTGTGGAACAGCCCTTCCATGTACGGAGCACCCGACCGGCAGACCGTTGGCGGGGCTGTGGTGTCTTTCCTGCTGCGGCCATGTGCCTTTTTGGGGTTGGTGGTATTCGGGGAACGCATTGGCATCAGTCCTACTTTTACCTCCTACAAGGGCTGGCTGGGGCAGACGCTTAACCCTGGCGGGGACGCGGTAAAAAAGCTGATGCGGAAGTTTCTGCACTGTTATGGTCCCACCACCCCTCACGCTTTGGCGAGCTGGCTGGGCTGTTCGGAAAAACAAGCACGGCGCATGTGGGAAGCTGTTTCCGATGAGCTGGAGCCGGTCAGTGTATGTGGAAAGAAAGCCTTTATTCTGTCTGAGGATAAAGATTTGCTGTGTTCTCCACCTTCTCCGCAAAGAGAATGGCTCCTTCTCGGTGGGCATGATCCGTATCTTGACCAGCGTGACCGGCATATCTTGCTGGATGATCAGGCCCTTCATAAGCAGGTTTGGAAAACAGTAACCAATCCAGGGGCTATTTTGCAGTCTGGTGAAATCGTTGGTATTTGGACGAGCAAAAAGAAGAGCAAAGGCATAGAAGTCAAAATGATCTTGTGGAAGGATCGGTCTGCCGAAAAACAAAAGATCTATGACTTGGTCGAAGAATACGCCGTTTTCCGGCAAGAAAAACTGCTGAAAATTGAGCAATAG
- a CDS encoding RluA family pseudouridine synthase codes for MDWEGLNTGLEAEELELELELENGDREHQEAEQKMEFRLAEGTRLDVGVTERVGKSRSFIQGLIEEGHVLVNGAARKANYKVRAMDQIAVVIPPPRELKVEAENIPLEILYEDEDVLVVNKSQGMVVHPAPGAWTKTLVNALLYHCRNLSGINGVLRPGIVHRIDKDTSGLLVVAKNDLAHQGLAEQIKAHSMARRYLAIVHGVVFEPSGTVEAPIGRDPADRKKMAVVFQNAKEAVTHYEVLERFRDFTLLEARLETGRTHQIRVHMAYLKHPVLGDPLYGPRKNPFGLQGQMLHAQLLGFQHPRSGEYMEFSAPASGMFQKVLEEIRRDDLE; via the coding sequence ATGGATTGGGAAGGGTTGAATACCGGATTGGAAGCTGAAGAGCTGGAACTGGAACTGGAGTTGGAGAACGGGGATAGAGAACATCAGGAAGCGGAACAGAAGATGGAGTTCCGGCTTGCTGAAGGAACCCGCTTGGATGTGGGGGTTACGGAAAGGGTAGGCAAAAGCCGGTCTTTCATCCAGGGATTGATCGAGGAAGGCCATGTCTTGGTCAATGGGGCCGCCAGAAAAGCCAATTATAAAGTGCGGGCCATGGATCAGATTGCGGTGGTGATTCCTCCTCCCAGGGAATTGAAGGTGGAGGCAGAGAATATCCCTTTGGAAATCCTCTATGAGGATGAGGACGTCCTGGTCGTAAACAAGTCTCAGGGGATGGTGGTTCATCCGGCCCCAGGGGCCTGGACGAAGACCCTGGTGAATGCCCTGCTTTACCATTGCCGGAATCTCTCGGGAATTAATGGGGTATTGCGCCCCGGCATTGTCCATCGTATTGATAAGGATACCTCGGGGCTCTTGGTCGTGGCCAAAAATGACCTGGCCCATCAAGGTTTAGCGGAGCAGATCAAAGCCCACAGTATGGCCAGACGCTATCTGGCTATAGTGCATGGAGTGGTGTTCGAGCCCTCGGGTACGGTGGAAGCTCCCATCGGCAGAGATCCTGCCGATCGTAAAAAAATGGCGGTGGTTTTTCAGAATGCCAAAGAGGCTGTGACTCATTATGAAGTCCTGGAGAGGTTTCGGGATTTTACCTTGCTTGAAGCCCGGCTGGAAACAGGCAGGACTCATCAGATTCGGGTCCATATGGCTTATCTTAAGCATCCTGTGCTGGGAGATCCTCTTTATGGACCAAGGAAGAATCCCTTCGGCCTGCAGGGGCAGATGCTTCATGCCCAACTTTTAGGGTTTCAGCATCCGCGCAGCGGGGAGTATATGGAGTTCAGCGCCCCGGCTTCCGGGATGTTTCAAAAGGTTCTGGAGGAGATTCGCCGGGATGATCTGGAATGA
- the lspA gene encoding signal peptidase II: MLIWITIGIVWAIDRVLKVLIQGNFVVGESVPVIPDFFHLTYVLNPGAAFGLLPGRTWIFIPAAIIVCAGIIYAQFKIPRQEWLMRLTLGLIGGGALGNLYDRLFIGKVVDYLDFQIWPFVFNFADSAIVVGVGLLMILMLLEDRKERKTE; the protein is encoded by the coding sequence TTGCTGATATGGATAACGATTGGGATTGTTTGGGCCATTGACCGTGTACTGAAGGTTTTAATTCAGGGGAACTTTGTCGTGGGGGAATCGGTCCCTGTTATCCCTGACTTTTTTCACTTGACGTATGTTCTGAATCCGGGAGCCGCTTTTGGCTTACTGCCGGGCCGGACCTGGATTTTTATCCCTGCAGCCATTATTGTCTGTGCCGGGATCATTTATGCCCAATTCAAAATACCCCGGCAAGAATGGTTGATGCGTCTGACCCTGGGGTTAATCGGCGGAGGTGCTTTGGGTAATCTTTATGACCGTTTGTTCATCGGTAAGGTCGTGGATTATCTTGATTTTCAAATCTGGCCCTTCGTCTTTAATTTCGCCGACAGCGCTATTGTCGTCGGTGTGGGGCTATTGATGATCTTGATGCTGCTTGAGGATCGCAAGGAGCGCAAAACAGAGTAA